A DNA window from Naumovozyma dairenensis CBS 421 chromosome 8, complete genome contains the following coding sequences:
- the UBP6 gene encoding ubiquitin-specific protease UBP6 (similar to Saccharomyces cerevisiae UBP6 (YFR010W); ancestral locus Anc_1.369) — translation MSAIETLDFNIKHQGKLYPISIPSKTTTALELKTQAEELTQVPISRQKYMVKGGLSNDSMTDLDSVIKPNSTIMMLGTPDANLITKPKSQNHFIEDLSPDQQLQKMDSTPIGFQNMGNTCYMNATLQALYRTDDIRQMILDYKPPAQSSTYNPEDEMHHKIVLEIKRCFENLEKKNFKSVMPMMLLTVLRKCYPQFAERDPRGGFYKQQDAEELFTQLFHTFSIVFGDKFSNDFTILFKTTIKDTNNEDDVQIKTDENDLKLQCHISSSTNFMKNGLIESMHESIEKRSEITGVNSTYSVDKQITKLPKFLTVQYVRFYWKRSTGKKSKILRKVVFPFQLDLSDMLTPEYQQEKIKVRDAMRQVEKNKLEKERELKKRKLSPTARSTNELMTPREEAETEKAIEESEKEYWLNEYAKCFPKDLRQGENPSCVYNLIGIITHQGANSESGHYQAFMRDENDENKWYKFNDDKVTVVEKEKIEALAGGGESDSALILMYKGLGL, via the coding sequence ATGTCTGCTATTGAAACTTTagattttaatattaaacaTCAAGGGAAACTATACCCAATATCTATACCATCCAAGACCACAACTGCTCTTGAACTAAAGACTCAGGCGGAAGAGTTAACTCAAGTACCTATATCTCGtcaaaaatatatggtTAAAGGAGGTCTTTCAAATGACTCGATGACAGATTTGGATTCAGTTATTAAACCTAATTCCACTATAATGATGCTAGGGACTCCTGATGCTAATTTGATTACCAAACCAAAATCTCAAAATCATTTCATTGAAGATTTGTCACCTGATCAACAATTGCAAAAAATGGATTCCACACCTATTGGATTCCAAAACATGGGGAATACTTGTTATATGAACGCCACGTTACAAGCTCTTTATAGAACTGATGATATTAGACAAATGATCCTAGATTATAAACCTCCTGCACAATCATCTACATATAACCCAGAGGATGAAATGCATCATAAGATTGTATTAGAAATTAAACgttgttttgaaaatttagagaaaaaaaacttcAAATCAGTCATGCCAATGATGCTTTTAACAGTCCTTAGAAAATGTTACCCACAATTCGCAGAACGTGATCCTCGAGGAGGGTTTTACAAACAACAAGATGcagaagaattatttacTCAATTGTTTCATACTTTTAGCATTGTCTTTGGTGATAAATTTAGTAATGATTTTACCATACTATTCAAGACCACAATTAAAGatactaataatgaagatgatgttcaaattaaaacagatgaaaatgatttgaaattgcaATGTCATATATCAAGTTCCACCAATTTCATGAAGAATGGGTTGATTGAATCTATGCATGAAAGTATTGAGAAAAGATCTGAAATAACAGGTGTAAATTCAACTTATTCTGTAGATAAACAAATTACTAAATTACCTAAATTTTTAACAGTTCAATATGTTAGATTTTATTGGAAAAGATCTACTGgtaagaaatcaaagatTTTACGTAAAGTTGTCTTCCCATTCCAATTGGATCTTTCTGATATGTTAACTCCTGAATATcaacaagaaaagattaaagTACGTGATGCAATGAGACAagtggaaaaaaataaattagaaaaggaacgtgaattgaagaaaagaaaattaagTCCAACTGCACGTTCTactaatgaattaatgACACCAAGAGAAGAAGCAGAAACTGAAAAGGCCATTGAAGAAAGTGAGAAGGAATATTGGTTAAATGAATATGCTAAATGTTTCCCTAAGGATTTACGACAGGGGGAAAATCCATCATGTGTTTATAATTTGATTGGGATTATAACACATCAAGGTGCAAATTCTGAATCGGGACATTATCAAGCTTTCATGagagatgaaaatgatgaaaataaatggtataaatttaatgatgataaagttaCTGTTGTagagaaggaaaaaattgaagcTTTAGCTGGTGGTGGTGAAAGTGATAGCGCTTTGATTTTAATGTACAAGGGACTGGGTTTGTAG
- the MIC19 gene encoding Mic19p (similar to Saccharomyces cerevisiae YFR011C; ancestral locus Anc_1.370), with protein MGSALSKTSEEKKNVQTFTNSNIQLNLSDTILNELQMSKNNDLIRKHNAEKFVEEKVNDRLNELENDTLKKFENELNLSLLPDDDHDNNNNNENAIASKDAEGKEIKSSKNLDDKINKLNERINQFEMMKINKLENNSELSEIRESLKNCLLQNEGKPLNCYQEMEQFKKLVVST; from the coding sequence ATGGGTTCAGCATTATCGAAAACCTCTGaggagaagaaaaatgtcCAAACATTcacaaattcaaatattcaattgaatttatcGGATACTATTTTGAATGAATTACAAATGAGtaagaataatgatttaattaGGAAACATAATGCTGAGAAATTcgttgaagaaaaagttaATGATAGACTTAACGAGTTGGAAAATGAtactttgaagaaatttgaaaatgaattgaatttatctCTGTTACCTGATGATGATcacgataataataataacaatgagAATGCTATTGCATCGAAGGATGCGGAAGGAAAGGAGATTAAAAGCTCCAAGAATTTAgatgataaaataaataaattgaatgaaaggataaatcaatttgaaatgatgaaaattaataaattggaaaataacTCTGAATTGTCTGAAATTAGggaatctttgaaaaattgtcttttacaaaatgaGGGGAAACCATTAAATTGTTACCAAGAAATGGAACAATTTAAAAAGTTGGTTGTCTCTACATAA
- the IOC3 gene encoding Ioc3p (similar to Saccharomyces cerevisiae IOC3 (YFR013W) and ESC8 (YOL017W); ancestral locus Anc_1.373) has translation MGDIDSAKVTNSAIANDTTVPPTSASSSSLNSPETNASINDDNSTSSTNPNTADTVTTTTTASTTSATMPEADKATQNITATLEKEVPPSSAVTIDTKEPSIDLSALGLRRSARVRKPRTDLALDEAASLIVQDSVRKPKAKPKAKAKPKKKVTKVKAKNGETTKTDATKKKNNTTIKSKGKGKIEKKSTKNQKLAATTAGHPEATTTAGKIATPINKVKKAPPPPIHEPDLNPADWSSNVPLLSNDIKSQQSIISRLKNPNMKLVPYAGDVIKIMSFINKFNRFLTSDLQNLSFQDFEIGLNLYPELVPSITPKQQQQQTQLQLQQGRVLLYQDYIPIKEVVAAQDKMNLLFYSLVNLLFTSKQNSEFEPMTMEEFLQSSSSSKKSLLNQLRSNSYDWGYPREWRTNNKSSSSYNPDKEKKPISALFPMEDQGPFVDPKEPIILTKNIYQWDKNDPLPIELNPLQSIELEKTGLLALLPKDRIILLRTLINWCIANSNLIHGEIQHLTHFKKDPAFSVQTQHVPRYLVEGMDTCFVKYGRLCALVEKRFDIRRQKKHFKKLIKQRKNEDFANKLNILNEIKEYRKSHPELQNKDINIELYDKWNKLFETETNDDPIRSPFDDELYKLRSHEFFIGRVPHMGDFYLPRLQTYCETESINTYTDLLTLKKLMESFKSGEFNTFQLFENYGQLMSSQFKIFYHDSPSLIRDTMKGVDTMGKPYWYEMCHDCNSLKEFIELLSYKIELPKEDDNKMEATPDLDQGTDDSTINKHPLPKDPRYNTARNKLRMLRDYLSDMYYILVEFEKLKTEYAGMNPGKRQLRRMQRNPVNYNTEYDSDIDMDEDETGGIVN, from the coding sequence ATGGGAGATATCGACAGTGCTAAGGTGACTAATTCTGCTATTGCTAATGATACGACAGTACCTCCTACTTCCgcttcatcatcatcactcAATTCCCCAGAAACTAATGCATCTatcaatgatgataacaGCACCTCATCAACTAACCCTAATACAGCTGATACTgttactactactactactgcTAGTACCACTTCCGCTACAATGCCAGAGGCAGATAAAGCAACTCAAAATATAACCGCAACATTAGAGAAGGAGGTTCCTCCCTCGTCGGCTGTAACTATTGATACCAAAGAACCATCAATTGATCTATCTGCATTAGGTTTAAGAAGATCAGCTCGTGTTCGTAAACCAAGAACTGATCTAGCTTTAGATGAAGCTGCATCATTGATCGTACAAGATAGTGTTAGAAAACCAAAAGCAAAACCAAAAGCAAAAGCAAAgccaaagaaaaaagttaCTAAAGTGAAAGCCAAGAATGGGGAAACTACGAAGACTGATGCtacgaagaagaaaaataatactactaTCAAATCGAAGgggaaaggaaaaattgaaaagaaatcaacTAAGAATCAAAAACTGGCTGCCACCACAGCTGGCCATCCTGAAGCAACCACTACTGCAGGTAAAATTGCGACTCCAATTAATAAGGTTAAAAAAGCTCCTCCTCCACCAATTCATGAACCAGATTTAAACCCAGCCGATTGGAGTTCCAATGTTCCTTTACTATCAAATGATATCAAAAGTCAACAAAGTATAATTTcaagattgaaaaatccAAACATGAAATTAGTACCGTATGCAGGCGATGTAATTAAAATTATGAGttttatcaataaatttaatcGATTCTTAACTTctgatttacaaaatttatcatttcaagattttgaaattggttTAAATTTATATCCTGAATTAGTACCAAGTATTACTCCaaaacaacagcaacaacaaactCAATTGCAATTACAACAAGGAAgggtattattatatcaGGATTATATTCCAATTAAAGAAGTAGTGGCAGCACAAGATAAAATGaacttattattttattcattgGTAAATCTTTTATTCACTAGCAAACAAAACAGTGAATTTGAACCAATGACAATGGAAGAATTCTTacaatcatcatcatcatccaaaaaatcattattaaatcaattacGTTCAAATTCTTATGATTGGGGGTATCCACGTGAATGGCGTACTAacaataaatcatcatcatcatacAATCCTGACAAAGAGAAAAAACCAATATCTGCTTTATTCCCAATGGAAGATCAAGGACCATTCGTTGATCCAAAGGAGCCCATCATATTAACGAAAAACATTTATCAATGGGATAAGAATGATCCCTTACCGATTGAATTGAATCCATTACAATCcattgaattagaaaaaacAGGTCTTCTCGCATTGTTACCAAAGGATAGAATCATCTTACTTAGAACTTTGATAAATTGGTGTATTGCCAATTCTAATTTGATCCATGGTGAAATTCAACATTTGACACATTTCAAAAAGGACCCAGCTTTCAGCGTTCAAACTCAACATGTTCCAAGATATCTAGTTGAAGGTATGGATACATGTTTTGTTAAATATGGAAGATTATGTGCCTTAGTGGAGAAAAGATTTGATATTCGTCGTCAAAAGaaacatttcaaaaaattgattaaacAGAGgaaaaatgaagattttgcaaataaattgaacatattaaatgaaattaaagaatatagGAAATCACATCCTGAGttacaaaataaagatattaatattgaattatatgataaatGGAATAAACTTTTTGAAACTGAAACAAATGATGATCCTATAAGAAGTccatttgatgatgaactTTATAAATTAAGATCAcatgaatttttcattggTAGAGTACCACATATGGGTGATTTTTATTTACCAAGGTTACAAACTTATTGTGAAACTGAATCAATTAATACATATACAGATTTACTtactttaaaaaaattgatggAAAGTTTCAAATCAGGCGAGTTTAATACTTTCCAactatttgaaaattatggTCAATTAATGAGTTCtcaatttaaaattttttatCATGATTCACCATCGTTAATTAGAGATACAATGAAAGGTGTTGACACCATGGGGAAACCATATTGGTATGAAATGTGTCATGATTGTAACTCCTTAAAggaatttattgaattattatcttacaaaattgaattgcctaaagaagatgataataaaatggAGGCAACACCTGATTTGGATCAGGGTACTGATGATAGTACCATTAATAAACATCCATTACCAAAGGATCCAAGGTATAATACCgcaagaaataaattaagaATGCTAAGAGATTATTTATCGGAtatgtattatattcttgttgaatttgaaaaattgaaaactgAATATGCTGGTATGAATCCTGGAAAGAGACAACTAAGAAGAATGCAAAGAAATCCTGTCAATTATAATACTGAATATGATAGTGATATAGATAtggatgaagatgaaacaGGAGGAATAGTAAACTAA